The Budorcas taxicolor isolate Tak-1 chromosome 8, Takin1.1, whole genome shotgun sequence genome includes the window ggcatagacttggattactgtgatattgaatggtttgccttggagacaaacagagatcattctgtcatttttgagattgcatccaagtactgcatttcagactcttttgttgaccatgatggctactccatttcttctgagggattcctgcccgcagtagtagatgtaatggtcatctgagttaaattcacctactccagtccattttagttcgctgattcctagaatgtcaacagaatgtggtctactggagaagggaatggcaagccacttcagtattcttgccttgagaaccccatgaacagtatgaaaaggcaaaatgataagataccaaaagaggaactcccgaggtcattaggtgcccaatatgctactggagatcagtggagaaataactccagaaagaatgaagggatggagccaaagcaaaaacaatacccagttgcggatgtgactggtgatagaagcaagatccgatgctgtaaagagcaatattgcatacgaacctggaatgtcaggtccatgaatgaaggcaaattggaagtggtcaaacaagagatggcaagggttaACTGCTTCAGTGAATCTAGGAAATTTATATACTGTTTAAATTTAATTGAATAAATTTTATAGACTGTTTAAatgttgtgtatgtgtatgtgtgttaggttgcttccgtcgtgtccagctctttgtgacgctatggactgtagcccgccaggctcctctatccatgggattctcccagcaacaCTGCTGGGGTTGGTTGCCatattctcctccagggaatcttccggacccaggaatcaaaccctagtctcgtgtctcctgtattggcaggagggttctttacctctagagcctcctgggaagcccttaaatgttATAGGTGTCATTTTAATAAAGTCTACACTGTTTTCAGAGTTGTAGGCCAAAGTAAACAGAGCCTTCTTTCCAGCTGCCGGACTCACTGCACTCCTGGGAAAGCTGAAGCAGTGCCTGAAGGGCTGAGCTGGGCTGGTTTCTGAGGGTGCCAAGCTCTGATGACCTGGGTAGTTGTGCCAGGCTTTTTATATGCACAACGCCATTCAGTGTAGCCCCATGAGGCATTTCACATGTGAAGAAACAGGCACAGAGGTGAAGTGAAGCAAGCCCCTCTCTCAGAGAACGGCTCTGGCTCTGAGTCCCTCTGGTTTTTACTCTACCCTTCGGTcaattaaggggcttccctggtggctcagacggtagagtgtctgtctgcaatgcaggagacccgggtttaatccctgggttgggaggatcccctggagaaggaaatggcagcccactccagtattcttgcctggaaaatcccatggacggcggagcctgttaggctactgtccatggggtcacaaagagtcggacacgactgagcgacttcactttcacttcactaggtCAATTAAACAGCCTCAGTGGATATTTTGATGTTTAGTTTCCTTGGTGTATCATTTAATAACTACCTACTGAGCAGCTGCTCTGTAGCCAGCATAATTCGAGGCATCAACAACATAGCAAtgaatgaaacaggaaaaaaaatacccGCTCTTATCGAGCTGACATTTTATTGGGGAGAGGCAGGCAATAAACATGTAAGCATATACATATACTATTTGGTATGTTAGATGGGGGGAAATAGAGCACAACATGGGGGAGAGACCGTCCTGGGGCTGAAGAAAGTGGCAATTTTGTAAAGGGCGGTTAGGGAAGGCCTCGGGCTTCCCtatatagctcagctggtaaagaatctgcctgcaatgcaagagatcctggttcaattcctgggccaggaagatcccctggagaagggataggctaccactctagtattcttgggcttccctactggcgcaaatggtaaagaatctgcctgcaatgggggagacctaggttcgattcctgggttgggaagatcccctggaggagggcatggcaacacactctagtattcttgcctggagaatcccatggacagaggatcctggcagactacagtccatgggtcccaagaagtcagacacagctgagtgactaagcacagcagagcacagggAAGGCCTTATTGAGAGGGTAACATTTGAGCCGAGACCCAGAAGAGGTGAAGGAGTGAGCCAGAGGCTAGATGGGACACAGCAGACTTGGACCAAAGTGTTCTTCAGGGCTTTTGTAGCCCTTTGGATCCATGTTTTAGGAGGGGCACCCTGTTACTCCAGATTCTTGGAACATCTTAGCTGGTGGGCCTTTGGGggcccctgcttcattctgcctgTTCACCCTGGCTTCTGTCCCTCTATAGAGTACTCAGCATGCTGCGCTTCCTGGTGCCCTGGCTGTTTGCCCTgcaccactctgccacctggtaCTTCTCAGCAGCAGCCCTCCCAGCCCCATCCCAAACCCAGACATCCACTACAACCAGCTGCTCATCAGCAATGAGCAGTCAATCCTGCCACGGGAGAGGTCATCGGCCACGTGGCTGAAGGGGACTGGGCTGACGTGGATCTGGCAGTGAAGGCAGCCCGTGCAGCCTTCTAACTGGGGTCTCCATGGCGCCAGATGGATGCCTCAGAGCGAGGCCAGCTGCTGAACCACCTGGCTGACCTAGTGGAAAGGGATTGCGTCTACTTAGCCTCACTGGAGACGCTGGACAATGGGAAGCCTTTCCAAGAGTCTCATGTCTTGGAGCTGGGTGCGGTCATCAAGGGGTACCGGTATGTTGCTGGCTGGGCGGACAAGTGGCACAgcaagaccgtccccatggatGGTGAGCATTTCTGCTTCACCCGGCACGAGCTGTTGGAGTGTGTGGCCAGATAATCCCATGGAACTTCCCCTTGGTCATGCAGACCTGGAGCTCACCCCGGCACTTGCCACGGGCAACGCTGTGGTCATGAAGGTGGCAGAGCAGACACCCCTTTCTGCCCTGTACTTGGCCTCCCTCAGCAAGGAGGCGGGCTTTACCCCCGGGGTGGTGAACATCATCACAGGCTATGGCCCAACAGCAGGAGCAGCCATTGCCCATCACAAGGCTATCATCAAACTTGCCTTCACCGGCTCCACCGAGATGGGCCACCTGATCCAGAAGGTGGCCGGCAATTTCAGCCTCAAGAGAGTAACACTGGAGCTGGGCAGGAAGAGCCCGAGCATCGTTTTGGTTGATGCCGACATGGACCATGCCGTGGAGCAGTGCCACGAGGCCCTATTCTTCAACATGGGCCAGCGCTGCTGTGCGGGTTCCCAGACCTTCATTGAAGAATCCATCTATGATGAGTTTCTGGAGAGAACCATGGAGAAAGCTAGGCAGAGGAGAGTCGGAAACCCATTTGAGCTGGACACCCAGGTGGGCAGGGAACAGTTTGAATGAATCCTGGGCTATATCTATCTTGGCCAGAAGGAGGGGCAAAACTTCTCTGTGGTGGGGAGCGTTTTGGAGAACAAGGTTTCTTCATCAAGCCCACCGTCTTTGGTGGTGTGCAAGATGACATGAGGATCGCTAGGAAGAAGATCTTTGGGCCCATGCAGCCACTGTTTAAGTTCAAGAAGATCGAGGCGGTGATTGAGAGGGCCAGCAACACCAGGTATGGCTTGGCTGCTGCTGTGTTCACCCAGGATCTGGACAAAGCCATGTATTTCACGCAGGCACTCCAAACTGGAACAGTGTGGGTAAACATTGTCACCTGCCACACGCCATTCGGAGGGTTTAAGGAATCTGGCAATGGGAGGGAGCTGGGGGAAGATGGGCTTAAGGCCTACACAGAGGTCTGAAATTCCTCAAACCCCAGCGTGAAGGTTCTGCAGAAGAACTCAGAAGAACAGCTACCAGGGAGACCCAGCTCTAGGCCAAGGATGCCACCACAGTCGCCTACCTGTGGTTGCCAAACATTTATTTAGCCATTTCCCTTTATTTGTGCCAGATGAACTCTTAGGGGCAACCACAACAAAGAAAGCAATTAAAATGAAAGCTGCTGTAGTTAAAGCTGGGATGGGGGCTGGACTCCAAGTCCTATCCACCTGTACCCCAGCGCCCTTGGTGGGCCTGTGTTACTTCTACGAAACCTTAGGAGTCTTTGAAAGACAGATAAAAAAATCCCTGATCCAGACCATGGCTCTTAGTTCTTCCTGCTGGTCCAAGGACTTCCCAGTGAATTAACTGATGTCTTAGTGGGTAGACTCTTCCAGGGGATTGGAAGTCATCAGGAGTTTTAAACTCAACCCCATAATCTTGGTCCCATTCTCCAGTGACATACCCTAAAAATCAAGGAAGCCGTTCTTCTAAGTACCAGTTGCTGGCTGGTTTACTTGCTTGCATTACTTCATTTTGCTACTGATTTTCCTTAATTTGAAAGAGGGTGGACAGAAAATGCATATATAACCATTCCTTTAAAATAATCTCAGACAGCCCTAATGTCAATCAACTAATGAGTTGATAAACTAAATGTTTCCATGGAATGTCTCTTAAActgttcagccttaaaaaggaaggaagtactgacacatgctacaatatCGATGAACCTTGAAactattattctaagtgaaagaaatcagacgtATAAGACCACgtgttgtatgattccatttataggaaatatccagaataagcaAGTCCATAAGACAGAAAGtatattagtggttgccagggggcaGGAGTCGGGGTGGGGAGGGAATGGAGATAACTGTTAATGGGTATAGGATTTCTTTTGGGGAAGTTTGAAATTTCTGGAATTAGtgatgatggttgtacaactttgtgaatatactaaaatgcactgaattatatactttaaaagagtgaattcattagttaaaaattaaaacaagctcACACATTCTGCTTGCAAATCAATTTTGTATCAATAGTCTCTTGCTGATGAACATTTTACAGAGTCTTAGGGATGGAAGGGACCCCAATAGTCAATAATCCCCTGCATAATATTTctagttttgattttgttttttctcacCTGGGTGACAAAGTGCAACTTTAAGACCTTGAGATAAAAGTGGTGGCTTCTGCCTAGAGCAAATCTATTCGAGGTCTCATTTTAAAGCTTCCACTGGCATTGTCCCTCCAGCTCTCACCCAAACATACAAGCCCTCAAGCCAAACTCAACATCAAGGCCATCCTGACACGCTGGGGTTTGAGGAATTTCAGACCTGAGAGTTcagtatgtttgttgttgttagtctCACAACTCCATTCCCCAACTGATGGGAGTGAGCCAAAGTCAGCTACAGCATGATACACAAACAATGCCGATCCCCCTCTCCTTGTCTTCCATCTTTCTAGACCTTGCTGCCCATGGCTCACCATACTTTTAGGTCCACTCAGCCTTGTGAACGCACCCTCATCATCTCTTTAATACCCCATGTCTCACCTAGGCATCAAGGTGATTTTGTTCAGTGTCTTACCTTGGAGTTGGCCTGAAATTGCTTCCTATGGATTCAGTGTCTGATTTGCCCCTTCATCTCTGCTTCCTAGGGTCCCCTTTTTCCATTTGACTAAGGCTGGAGTGACTCTTACTGCCCCCTGAAGTGCACCTTTTACCTATTTCTCTTGGAGGCTGTTGACACTTTGCACAATAGCGAAAGTTTCTTGTGAAGTAGGGAAACGAGTGCTTGGGTGGCTGGGTTGGTGGGGCCTCTAATCACTAATGTGCAACATCTCAATAGGTTAAAAGATCCATCCCTCACTTGCTTCTCAATACTTCTAAACCAAAGAAGAGTTTGATAGAAGGCATCCCAGTGCAGAGTGGGACTGGGAAAGGATAATCTTCTAGGTccctcgtgtgtgtgtgctaagtcacttcagtcgtgtctgactctttgctaccctatggactgtagcccctcactTCACCCTGAAATTCTGAGAGTGAGGAGTCACATAGGTCAGATTCCCAATCAGCGCAGCCTCTGCAGACTCTCAGCACTCATCACCATTGCTCTGAATGCAGACAGGTGTGAGCAGGGAGGTTGAATCAGGCATCAATGCCAAATGTAGACACTGCCTGCATGACTTCACTTGGTCATAAACACTGCAGTTCCAGGACCTCCACCAACTCAAAAAACGTAAAACAAGTGCCTTGTCAATCACTATGCCTTATGGTGCTTTTGAAGTCTTCCAATAATCCTATCAAGTAGGCAGTAGGGTTATCCCTTTTATCAGATAAGGAAAAGGAAGCTGAGAAATTTTGTATACAACTCATTTGGAATCATTTTCCCACGTGCCTATGCTATGAGCCAGAAGGGAGTTGTGATACTATCAATTATAAGTATGTATTCAGTCTTCATCCATTTCTGGCACAACTCCTAAAACCTTTGGAATTTACCTATGTGACCAGAGTGATAAAGTTGCCTTTACTtcgtaattaaaaaacaaaaaatttattggggtatagttgctttacagtgttgggttagtttctgctgtacaacgaagtgcatcagctgtatgtatacacgCATGCCCCTTCCTCTTGGACCCCCCCACCCGCCATCTTCCCCTCACTGAGCTTCCTACACTATACAGCAGATTCCCCCAGCTCTCTGTTTTACAACTGGCAGTGCACGTACGTCAATTCCCatttcccagttcatcccaccttctTCCACCCGTGTCCACGGGTTCATTCTCTATgactgcatctctattcctgccctgcaaataggttcatctgtaccgtttttctagattccacatatatgtgttaatatacaatatttgttttattctttctaacttatttcactctgtatgacagactctaggtccacccatatctctacaaatgacccagtttcttaCCTTTTTATGattggataatattccattgtatatgtgcacCACATCAAGatccactcatctgtcgatggacatttaggttgcttccatgtgctggctattgtaaacagtgctgctatgaactttgaGGTgcttgtgtctttttgaattatggttttctcagggtattctggagaaggcaatggcacctcactccagtactcttgcctgggaaatcccatggatggaggagcctggtagctgcagaccatggggtcgctaagagtcagacacagctgagtgacttcactttcacttttcactttcatgcattggagaaggaaatggcaacccactccaatgttcttgcctggagaatcccagggatgggggagcctggtgggctgccgtctatggggtctcacagagtcggacatgactgagcgacttagcagcagcagcagagtattcttgcctggaaaatcccatggacagaggagcctggcaggctacagtccatggggtcgcaaagagtcggacacgactgagtgacttcacttcacttcagagtatgtgcccaggagtgggattactggcatcttttgttatgttaatgaagtGTCTCTTGGGCCATAAGCATGAGGGCTAATTGCCAGGAGAACCAACCTTGGAATCAGAGGTCTGGAGCTTTCAGTCCCACCCCTATGACTTCTCAGGAGGGGAGAAGGGCTGGAGGTTGAATCAATtgccaatggccaatgatttaatcagttATGTCTGTCCCAAAGCCTCCATAAAACCGCAAAGGACTGGCTTCAGGAAGTTTTGGTGAACATGTGGAGACTCCAGGGAGAGAGGGGAGCTTGGGAGAGGATGTGGGAGCTCCATGCCTTGTCCATGTGCATCTTGTCTGGCTGACTTCCTGAGTTACATTCTCTTATGAATAAACTAGAGCTCTAGTAAGTAAAATGATTCCTGAAGTCCatgctctagcaaattaactgAACCCAAGGAAAGAGGGGTTCATGGGAATCTCCAATCCAAGCTTGTCAGTCAGAAgtacaggtgacaacctggacttgcGACTGGCATCTGAAGTTCGGGGTGTGTAGGGTGGGGAGACATCCAGTGGCCCTGTCCCCATCTCTGGGTagacagtgtcagaactgagttgaattCCACTCCCTGCTGGTGTCAGAATTGCTTGTTGGTGTGGGCAACCCCCCTTCTGAGTAACACAGACGTTAGCATTGGGTCCAGGAGATAGAGGAGAGGGAGTCACACACAGAGTACAGCTCATGAAATGCCAAAGTCTGTAGCGCCCACAGCCATGCCAAACAATCCCAAACACCCAGCTTCTTTGCTGGAGCCATCGGGGCTGCCGCTCCATCACCCATATTCCAGGCCATTTACGAACTTGTTTGGGTTGGTTGTATTATGGGTGTGAGACTGACCTCTGGTGGCTACTTTGTTAATTAATTTGAAGGCTACTTAATTATGGGAACACTTCATGTCCTCAGGTTTCAGACAGAGGACAGCTCACTCTGGCACACCACACACAGCACCTCCTTGCAGGCGTGCACAGCGGTTAGAGAGTTTCTTACAAAGATGCTTTCGGAGTTTAATCCTCCTTGGGGCTGTTCACGCCTACCTTCCAACTTTGCTTATGctatttctccttcctccctctcccaaaGTCAGCTCATTGTCTCGGAGCCCTGCTGGGGACCCACCTGCCGGGGGACCATTCTGGAGgtaccctcctcctccaggatgcTTTCTCTGACCATCTAAATCAAGCCATCTCTGGCCTCTTTGAACTCATAGCACCATCATACTTTTAGTCTTGCCTTGTGGTAGCTGTTTGTTAGTGAGTATATAATGAAATGGATTTGATTTTCTGTCCCATTATGTCTCCCATAGACCTCCAGCATGTCTGACCTCTCTCCCTGCATCCTCACCACCAGGCACACAGCCCTAAGAGTGGACAGTGCCCATCTGTTCCCACTTGGGACTTTCAGGGCAGCAGCACAGGGCAGTGATGCTGACCTCCCTGAACTGATGAGGAGATGAAGGCTCCTAGAGTACAGGGAAGTGCCCCAGACCCACAGACCACAGGAGGGTTTGACCTTGGTTCTGGGTCTTTCAGCTTCAAAGCTAATGCCCATTCTTCCTGAGGAATGAGTGGGGCACCTTCAGAAGCAAGAGACAGGTCCTGCTCTCTGAGCCAGAGCTGCGACTCTGGGGGTGTGAGCAACAGTAGATCCCTCACCACCAAGCAGGGCCTGGGTCCCAGTTGGTCCTCTGCAGATGTGTGTGGTGGGTGGATTAACCAATGGAGATGAGAGAGGCTtctgttccccacccccaccccactctctAGTATTGATACTAATGATTTTTACCCTTTCCCCTGACATCCAACCATTCCCTAATATCATGGGGGAAATCAGGATAAGGAAGAAGCAGCCACAATGAAAGGAGACACAGGCACAGTCAAGGCTGAACTCAGAGGCAGCCCTGACTGTAGAAACATTCACGCCCCAGGAGAGAGGTGTTGACTTGAGGTGAGAGTGGGCAAGTGTATTCAGTTCTAAATTCATTATTCAGCTGCAGACACCACGGCACTTTCGTTTcccttaattaattaaaatatcatataataatgaTTCTCTGATTTAATGTTCAAGAGGCTCTGGTGAAGGCTGGGGATGAGGAAATTCATTAGAGGGAGACTGTTCACTGTCAACTGATTTGCTCactcttattaattttttttgcatCATGCTTCTCTAGGGGAGAGGGGAAGGCAATTTTTTTCAGACAGGATTCATTTCACCCTAAAACTTGAAGAACAAAAATCATTTTGACTTAGAAAACCACCCTTTTTTGTTTAAGATGGAAAGTGAATACCTTTGGGATTGAACACTAGCTTTTTGACttcttcctcaggcccacttctTATAGTATAATTCCAACCTCTTCTGATGACACTTAGGGGTGTGGCCCAAAATCCACCTGCCTCTAGAGCTCCACCACCGGCCACTGGTCCCCATGCACAAACTACATTCGCTTCCCCAGCCCTCTTCCTTTTGTGTGCTCCTTGC containing:
- the ALDH1B1 gene encoding LOW QUALITY PROTEIN: aldehyde dehydrogenase X, mitochondrial (The sequence of the model RefSeq protein was modified relative to this genomic sequence to represent the inferred CDS: inserted 5 bases in 5 codons; substituted 2 bases at 2 genomic stop codons), with translation MLRFLVPWLFALHHSATWYFSAAAXPSPIPNPDIHYNQLLISNEXVNPATGEVIGHVAEGDWADVDLAVKAARAAFXLGSPWRQMDASERGQLLNHLADLVERDCVYLASLETLDNGKPFQESHVLELGAVIKGYRYVAGWADKWHSKTVPMDGEHFCFTRHEXVGVCGQIIPWNFPLVMQTWXLTPALATGNAVVMKVAEQTPLSALYLASLSKEAGFTPGVVNIITGYGPTAGAAIAHHKAIIKLAFTGSTEMGHLIQKVAGNFSLKRVTLELGRKSPSIVLVDADMDHAVEQCHEALFFNMGQRCCAGSQTFIEESIYDEFLERTMEKARQRRVGNPFELDTQVGREQFEXILGYIYLGQKEGXKLLCGGERFGEQGFFIKPTVFGGVQDDMRIARKKIFGPMQPLFKFKKIEAVIERASNTRYGLAAAVFTQDLDKAMYFTQALQTGTVWVNIVTCHTPFGGFKESGNGRELGEDGLKAYTEV